From Streptomyces sp. NBC_00690, a single genomic window includes:
- a CDS encoding TerD family protein: MSVRVSTRGVRVSVGSRTAQVGMVGEGGRAAPGAGSTRVAPPPRPVARPTSSPGRGTSTRRTAPHRSVAPSAEELDLARQRAVRSEHDAQRDAAIIELQQLWQRMTHVHLQTFPPARPPVVAGPPMLGVEWARAEAQAFHLRGLGVFARSERAVAKDAAEQDAPVYLTDQQARLRGAHEQLLADAEQWWRALTGNDEEIVCEAVNAAFADNPAAGCAVGVDGSVMSVVMRQQDIDALPTQAPGATPAGRPTLRDLGKRELTERWLTVMGSHVIATLKEGFATAPGITAINLAVLTRMPETRRLGVVAYGRWTRRAIESTAWQGPDDALRFLEIGEDVLCSVKKTAAGNTSSTVKPLNTRRMPGLQDLLDHARDEPDSAGSTLANLNIGLHDGGPDVDPEFPSDPYWIMPFAQWRETIVASPTAATMVMEREPVVSLVPGQTLTLPEEAWRGLLVAFSFAGADADLTLFLTDGDGQVAGDEDFVFYNQPSAAAGAVRLLGRHTEGPDIVESASIQLAALPARVRRVAVAVNMNVESGLACGALTHASLRMECGSGAAWAFHPPSDPDIRAMVVAELYRHTLDGSPVWKLRAIGQGWADGLDALARAHGVDVQ, from the coding sequence ATGAGTGTGCGGGTTTCCACCCGCGGGGTGCGGGTTTCGGTCGGCTCGCGCACGGCGCAGGTCGGGATGGTGGGCGAGGGAGGTCGGGCGGCGCCCGGTGCCGGATCGACGCGGGTGGCGCCGCCACCTCGGCCAGTCGCACGTCCCACCTCGTCCCCGGGCCGGGGCACCAGCACCCGGCGTACTGCGCCGCACCGGAGTGTCGCGCCGTCCGCCGAGGAACTCGACCTGGCGCGGCAGCGGGCCGTTCGGTCAGAGCACGACGCACAGCGGGACGCGGCGATCATCGAGTTGCAGCAACTCTGGCAGCGCATGACCCATGTGCATCTCCAGACCTTCCCGCCGGCCCGCCCGCCCGTCGTGGCCGGGCCTCCCATGTTGGGGGTCGAGTGGGCCCGCGCCGAGGCCCAGGCGTTCCATCTGCGGGGACTCGGAGTGTTCGCGCGCTCCGAGCGTGCGGTGGCCAAAGATGCGGCCGAGCAGGACGCCCCCGTATATCTGACTGACCAGCAGGCGCGCCTACGGGGCGCGCACGAGCAATTGCTGGCGGACGCCGAGCAGTGGTGGCGGGCTCTGACCGGCAACGACGAGGAAATCGTCTGCGAGGCCGTGAACGCGGCCTTCGCCGACAATCCCGCCGCAGGCTGCGCTGTCGGCGTGGACGGATCGGTGATGTCCGTCGTGATGCGGCAGCAGGACATCGACGCGTTGCCCACACAGGCCCCGGGCGCCACCCCGGCCGGCCGGCCCACGCTGAGGGACCTCGGGAAACGTGAACTGACTGAGCGGTGGCTCACTGTCATGGGGTCCCATGTCATCGCCACCCTGAAGGAAGGGTTCGCAACCGCTCCGGGCATCACCGCCATCAATCTGGCCGTGCTGACCCGGATGCCCGAGACTCGGCGGCTCGGCGTGGTCGCATACGGGCGCTGGACCCGCCGAGCCATCGAAAGCACTGCCTGGCAAGGTCCGGACGACGCGCTTCGGTTCCTGGAGATAGGTGAGGACGTGCTCTGCTCGGTCAAGAAGACCGCGGCGGGAAACACTTCCAGCACGGTCAAGCCCCTCAACACCCGTCGGATGCCGGGCCTTCAGGACCTGCTGGACCATGCCAGGGACGAACCCGACTCCGCAGGTTCAACCTTGGCCAACTTGAACATCGGGCTGCATGACGGTGGCCCCGACGTCGATCCGGAGTTCCCTTCCGACCCGTACTGGATCATGCCCTTCGCTCAGTGGCGGGAGACGATCGTCGCCTCACCGACGGCAGCCACCATGGTCATGGAGCGTGAGCCCGTGGTGTCTCTCGTTCCCGGACAGACCCTGACGCTCCCCGAAGAGGCGTGGCGAGGGCTGCTGGTCGCCTTCTCCTTCGCCGGAGCCGACGCCGATCTGACGCTCTTCCTGACCGACGGCGACGGACAGGTCGCCGGCGACGAGGACTTCGTCTTCTACAACCAGCCATCCGCCGCCGCCGGGGCGGTACGTCTTCTGGGCCGACACACAGAAGGTCCCGACATCGTGGAGAGCGCGAGCATTCAGCTGGCGGCCCTGCCCGCACGGGTTCGGCGCGTTGCGGTGGCGGTCAACATGAACGTCGAATCGGGCCTCGCCTGCGGGGCTCTCACCCATGCCTCCCTGCGCATGGAGTGCGGCAGCGGTGCTGCCTGGGCGTTCCATCCGCCGAGTGACCCGGACATACGCGCCATGGTCGTCGCCGAGTTGTACCGGCACACCCTGGACGGATCCCCTGTGTGGAAGTTGCGCGCCATCGGCCAGGGCTGGGCCGACGGTCTCGACGCCTTGGCCCGCGCCCATGGCGTCGATGTGCAATGA